One window from the genome of Bacillota bacterium encodes:
- a CDS encoding terminase: MGGGDCGFFLIDPAGSTLHLPVNPSEVTIRREKQIETVNIINLGEVDFTTGEKLKEISFSSFFPAEYDPSYCRYSDLPDPQEAMNLLTKWTQGENPVRLIITTTII, from the coding sequence ATAGGTGGTGGTGACTGTGGATTTTTTCTTATAGATCCTGCCGGCTCAACGCTTCACCTGCCAGTAAACCCCTCGGAGGTGACCATCCGGCGGGAGAAGCAAATAGAAACAGTAAACATCATTAACTTAGGTGAAGTTGACTTCACAACCGGAGAGAAGCTGAAAGAAATCAGCTTCTCTTCTTTTTTCCCAGCAGAGTATGACCCAAGTTACTGCCGCTACTCGGACCTGCCAGACCCGCAGGAAGCGATGAACCTGCTGACCAAGTGGACGCAGGGGGAAAACCCTGTTCGGCTCATCATCACAACGACTATCATCA